The Lutibacter sp. Hel_I_33_5 genome has a window encoding:
- a CDS encoding sialidase family protein: MKTLSTIICLIFCALSLKSVAQQVATPASTIKKGIEAKEKLEKTSLVKNIAFTNIGPTIMSGRVVDIDVNPNNTTEFYVGYASGGLWYTNNNGTTFTPVLDTSSTQNVGDIAIDWKNGTIWVGTGENNSSRSSYAGIGILKSTDKGKTWTNVGLTDSHHIGRILINPNNPNEVIVGALGHLYSANQERGIYKTIDGGKTWSKKLFIDDNTGIIDIQPAPNNFNVLYAASWERERKAWNFDGDGSNSAIYKSSDAGNSWTKISENNGFPTGNGVGRIGLAVFNENVAYAFHDNQFRRKEEKKKDKTSNALTKDDFKKMSVSDFLKLTDKKLNTYLKTNGFQEKYRAENVKQMVRSGNVKPVDLAKYLENANSLLFDTPVIGAEVFKTTNGGKSWKKTHEGYLDDLYYSYGYYFGEIRVDEQDENGIYVMGVPILKSKDGGKTFTSISKENVHADHQTLWVNPKKQGHLIDGNDGGLNLSYDDGESWTKLNVPSVGQFYAIYADNQKPYRVYGGLQDNGVWVAKHNARINKRWHQSGQNPYESIMGGDGMQVQVDDRNPNIVYTGYQFGNYFRIDRESGKNKYIQPKHQLGENPYRFNWQTPILLSKHNQDILYLGGNKLHRSLNKGDDWETISNDLTQGGKKGNVAYGTITTIAESPFQFGLLVVGSDDGLVHISNNGGGSWTNISSTFPKDLWVSRVVASAHKKERIYASLNGYRFDDFTPYIYVSDDSGNTWKNIGSNIPTSAVNVIKEDPANENVLYVGTDNGVYVSFNKGNSWQAFSKNLPNVAVHDLVIQPTAKHLIIGTHGRSLYKVNIAPLQLLTDDLAKKSTHLFDINTIRKSRNWGSSWSKWLKPNTPKVNIPFYINNAKKITLSIFYKDVKVNAISVEADKGFNEAIYDVSFSKKGLKNYLKANKDANIKKAKNDMYYLPKGKYLVKSEGSESEFEVK; this comes from the coding sequence ATGAAAACGTTATCAACAATTATTTGCCTTATTTTTTGTGCTTTATCATTAAAAAGTGTGGCACAACAAGTTGCAACTCCAGCTTCTACCATTAAAAAAGGAATTGAAGCTAAAGAGAAATTAGAAAAAACTTCACTCGTAAAAAACATAGCATTTACCAATATTGGTCCTACAATTATGAGCGGGCGTGTGGTGGATATTGATGTAAATCCAAATAATACAACTGAATTTTATGTTGGTTATGCTTCTGGCGGATTGTGGTACACAAACAATAACGGAACAACTTTTACACCAGTTTTAGATACTTCGTCGACACAAAATGTAGGTGACATTGCAATTGATTGGAAAAACGGAACTATTTGGGTAGGAACTGGAGAAAATAATTCGTCACGTTCTTCGTATGCAGGAATCGGAATTTTAAAATCTACAGATAAAGGTAAAACTTGGACAAATGTTGGACTTACAGATTCGCATCATATCGGTAGAATTTTAATCAACCCTAATAACCCAAACGAAGTTATTGTCGGTGCTTTAGGTCATTTATATTCAGCAAATCAAGAAAGAGGAATTTATAAAACTATTGACGGCGGAAAAACGTGGTCTAAAAAATTATTTATTGATGATAACACTGGAATCATAGACATTCAACCAGCACCAAATAATTTTAATGTATTGTATGCTGCTTCCTGGGAACGTGAAAGAAAAGCATGGAATTTTGATGGTGATGGGAGCAATTCTGCAATTTATAAAAGTTCAGATGCAGGAAATTCTTGGACTAAAATTTCTGAGAATAATGGTTTTCCAACTGGGAACGGAGTTGGTAGAATCGGCTTAGCAGTTTTTAATGAAAATGTTGCTTATGCGTTTCACGACAATCAGTTTAGAAGAAAAGAAGAGAAGAAAAAAGATAAAACTTCAAATGCGTTAACAAAAGACGATTTTAAAAAAATGTCTGTTTCAGACTTTTTAAAATTGACTGACAAAAAATTAAACACCTACTTAAAGACAAATGGATTTCAGGAAAAATATAGAGCAGAAAATGTGAAGCAAATGGTTCGTTCTGGAAATGTAAAACCTGTTGATTTAGCTAAGTACTTAGAGAATGCAAATTCGTTGTTATTTGATACGCCAGTAATTGGAGCTGAAGTTTTTAAAACGACAAATGGCGGAAAGTCTTGGAAAAAAACACATGAAGGCTATTTAGATGATTTGTATTATTCGTACGGATATTATTTTGGAGAAATTAGAGTAGATGAGCAAGATGAAAACGGAATTTATGTTATGGGAGTTCCTATTTTAAAATCTAAAGATGGTGGAAAAACCTTTACATCCATCAGCAAAGAAAACGTGCATGCAGATCATCAAACGCTATGGGTAAACCCTAAAAAACAAGGTCATTTAATTGATGGTAATGACGGTGGTTTAAATCTTTCTTATGATGATGGAGAAAGTTGGACGAAGTTAAATGTACCTTCTGTAGGTCAGTTTTATGCGATTTATGCAGACAATCAAAAACCCTATCGAGTATATGGCGGATTGCAAGATAACGGTGTTTGGGTTGCAAAACACAATGCAAGAATTAACAAACGTTGGCATCAATCTGGACAAAATCCGTATGAATCTATTATGGGTGGAGACGGAATGCAAGTACAGGTTGATGATAGAAATCCGAATATTGTGTATACAGGATATCAATTTGGAAATTACTTTAGAATTGATAGAGAAAGTGGAAAAAATAAATATATACAGCCGAAGCATCAGTTAGGAGAAAATCCCTATCGTTTTAATTGGCAAACACCAATTTTATTGTCTAAACACAATCAAGATATTTTATATTTAGGAGGAAATAAATTACATCGTTCACTTAATAAAGGTGATGATTGGGAAACTATTTCTAACGATTTAACACAAGGCGGGAAAAAAGGAAATGTTGCATACGGAACAATTACTACTATTGCAGAAAGTCCGTTTCAATTCGGATTATTAGTTGTAGGTTCTGATGATGGTTTGGTTCATATTTCTAATAATGGTGGCGGAAGTTGGACAAATATTTCTAGCACTTTTCCTAAAGATTTATGGGTAAGTAGAGTTGTTGCTTCCGCACATAAAAAAGAACGAATTTATGCCTCGCTAAATGGTTACAGATTTGACGATTTTACACCATATATCTATGTTTCTGACGATTCTGGAAACACATGGAAAAATATTGGAAGTAACATTCCAACATCCGCAGTAAATGTAATAAAAGAAGATCCTGCAAATGAAAATGTACTTTATGTTGGGACAGATAATGGAGTCTATGTTTCTTTTAATAAAGGTAATTCTTGGCAAGCATTTAGTAAAAATTTACCCAATGTTGCAGTGCATGATTTGGTAATTCAACCAACAGCAAAACATTTAATTATTGGTACGCACGGACGTAGTTTATATAAAGTTAATATTGCACCTTTACAATTGTTAACAGACGATTTAGCAAAAAAATCTACACATTTATTTGATATAAATACAATCAGAAAAAGTAGAAACTGGGGTAGTTCATGGAGTAAATGGTTAAAACCGAATACACCTAAAGTTAACATTCCTTTTTATATAAACAATGCTAAAAAAATTACGCTTAGCATTTTTTATAAAGATGTAAAAGTTAACGCAATTTCTGTTGAAGCAGACAAAGGTTTTAATGAAGCCATTTATGATGTTTCTTTTTCTAAAAAAGGATTAAAAAATTATTTAAAGGCGAATAAAGACGCAAATATCAAGAAAGCAAAAAATGATATGTATTATTTACCTAAAGGAAAGTACCTTGTAAAAAGTGAAGGTTCAGAAAGTGAATTTGAGGTGAAATAA